A region from the Lentimonas sp. CC4 genome encodes:
- a CDS encoding redoxin domain-containing protein translates to MTTYFSYFVALFSLLALTCLNSQAQPSNNVYRGTLPDLNAVLPDGSPIKLRELTQGKYTVLSAGCLTCPEFHKAYREVEAAAADYTPKGVQFFFVYKSLRHPEHSGYLQPQNMPERLLQMEAAKQKLETTVPWIVDTMDNEMREALGIGANSVYLISPDGEVVYASSRLKAESLRSALVKHVGAIKQVTSADDLNLPRISRPSRIVNEDNDLQVKRPDGLTILKITPEKPEETYYVKLRVEAEKELLETGTGRLFLGFYPDPIHEAHWNNLTEPMQYTLTLPNGVEATPAKDQAVKGPGDTDTQPRQFWVSVKADKPIDSIQLKLDYFACTDSLCLALTQSYTIHFEPINDGSRTFGMNRGSKRKK, encoded by the coding sequence ATGACCACTTACTTTTCTTATTTCGTTGCTCTGTTTTCCCTGCTGGCACTGACCTGCCTTAATAGTCAGGCGCAACCAAGTAACAACGTCTACCGCGGCACATTACCGGATTTGAATGCAGTCTTGCCCGACGGTTCCCCCATCAAGCTTCGAGAACTCACTCAAGGGAAATACACGGTTCTTTCAGCAGGCTGCCTCACCTGCCCCGAATTCCACAAAGCCTACCGTGAAGTGGAAGCAGCAGCGGCCGATTACACCCCCAAAGGCGTGCAATTTTTCTTTGTCTATAAATCACTACGCCACCCCGAGCATAGCGGATACTTACAACCTCAAAATATGCCAGAGCGACTCTTGCAGATGGAAGCTGCCAAGCAAAAGCTCGAAACCACAGTGCCTTGGATCGTCGACACAATGGACAATGAGATGCGCGAAGCACTTGGTATCGGAGCCAATTCGGTCTACCTCATTTCACCCGACGGCGAAGTCGTCTATGCCTCCAGTCGATTAAAAGCGGAGAGCCTACGTAGCGCACTCGTCAAACATGTCGGAGCGATCAAACAGGTCACATCCGCAGACGACCTAAACTTGCCACGTATCTCGCGCCCCAGTCGAATCGTGAATGAAGATAACGACCTACAGGTGAAACGCCCTGATGGCTTAACGATCCTTAAGATCACCCCAGAAAAACCAGAAGAGACCTACTACGTAAAGCTACGGGTCGAAGCGGAGAAAGAGTTACTAGAGACGGGCACTGGCCGTCTATTTCTAGGCTTCTACCCAGACCCCATCCACGAGGCACACTGGAATAATCTGACTGAGCCGATGCAATACACACTGACGCTACCCAACGGGGTCGAAGCAACGCCTGCCAAGGATCAAGCCGTCAAAGGCCCTGGCGACACGGATACACAGCCGCGCCAATTTTGGGTATCAGTGAAAGCCGACAAGCCCATCGACAGCATTCAACTGAAGTTAGATTACTTCGCCTGCACCGATTCGCTCTGTCTTGCGTTAACGCAATCCTATACGATTCATTTCGAGCCGATCAACGATGGCTCACGCACCTTCGGCATGAATCGTGGGTCAAAGAGGAAAAAGTGA
- a CDS encoding type II toxin-antitoxin system RelB/DinJ family antitoxin, which produces MKTLQVRISDDLRSNADAVLNEIGLDMPTAIRLYLNKIVQTRSIPFSLEAPNDVAVEAISVDASTQKKMDSVASGWRKAKV; this is translated from the coding sequence ATGAAAACACTACAAGTAAGAATTTCTGATGATTTACGTTCGAATGCCGATGCCGTTCTCAATGAGATTGGCTTGGATATGCCAACGGCAATTCGTCTTTACTTGAACAAGATCGTTCAGACGAGAAGCATCCCTTTTTCCCTCGAGGCGCCGAATGACGTTGCTGTTGAAGCAATCAGCGTGGACGCGAGCACGCAAAAGAAGATGGATTCAGTCGCGAGCGGCTGGCGCAAGGCCAAGGTCTAA
- a CDS encoding lipocalin-like domain-containing protein translates to MKHWIYIVVFAWMVTSVSGEWIQPPLQTESGKPVPQPDVVPQLPGAHGAHPDYGIEWWYWVGHLQAVETGERFGFQSTVFRLAGEGEPLASESFGNQQLYMSHAALSDLEQQRYHHLERVYREGWQASAALDQLGLRVGPIEAQALDDGSGMQMSVRYADGVRLDLILRPTKPLVRFGERGVSRKGSDPAAVSWYWTYTRIEVTGTLQRAGESIALEGVAWMDHEISSSQLGSELVGWDWTAIQLDDGTEVKAYRLRGPNEQSDPWSAVYWIDADAQVTSVYAKDFTWEALDRWRSPETGVVYPTRVRIRAKHPATGTECVYELRPLLAKQEFIGNDADNAYWEGACEVFNAAGERIGVAYLELAGYSGGLSGKLN, encoded by the coding sequence ATGAAGCATTGGATATACATAGTTGTTTTCGCGTGGATGGTTACCTCGGTATCGGGAGAGTGGATACAGCCGCCTTTGCAAACCGAGTCAGGCAAGCCGGTGCCGCAGCCAGATGTGGTGCCGCAGTTACCGGGCGCGCATGGGGCACACCCTGACTACGGGATTGAGTGGTGGTATTGGGTGGGGCATTTGCAGGCGGTCGAGACGGGCGAGCGCTTTGGCTTTCAGTCCACGGTGTTTCGACTGGCGGGCGAGGGCGAGCCATTGGCATCCGAGAGCTTTGGTAATCAGCAGCTTTATATGAGCCATGCCGCGTTGAGCGATTTGGAGCAGCAGCGCTATCATCATCTAGAACGTGTCTATCGTGAAGGCTGGCAAGCGAGTGCTGCTCTCGATCAATTGGGTCTACGAGTGGGGCCGATTGAGGCTCAGGCGCTTGACGACGGCAGCGGGATGCAAATGTCCGTGCGCTATGCGGATGGGGTGCGTCTCGATTTGATACTACGCCCAACGAAACCGCTAGTGCGTTTTGGCGAGCGGGGTGTTTCCCGTAAAGGCAGCGATCCCGCTGCGGTGAGTTGGTATTGGACCTATACACGGATTGAAGTGACGGGCACCTTGCAGCGAGCAGGGGAGTCGATTGCACTCGAAGGTGTGGCGTGGATGGATCACGAGATCTCGTCCAGTCAACTCGGCAGCGAACTGGTGGGTTGGGATTGGACTGCCATTCAACTCGACGATGGCACCGAAGTGAAAGCCTACCGCTTACGTGGCCCGAATGAACAAAGTGACCCGTGGTCCGCGGTGTATTGGATCGATGCGGATGCCCAGGTGACTTCGGTCTATGCCAAAGATTTTACCTGGGAAGCGCTCGATCGTTGGCGGAGTCCCGAGACGGGCGTCGTTTATCCGACCCGCGTTCGCATTCGAGCAAAGCATCCCGCGACGGGCACGGAATGCGTCTATGAGCTCCGACCCTTACTGGCGAAGCAGGAGTTCATCGGCAACGATGCCGATAATGCCTACTGGGAAGGGGCATGTGAGGTGTTCAATGCGGCCGGTGAACGGATCGGCGTCGCATACCTGGAACTCGCAGGCTACAGCGGTGGTTTGAGTGGGAAATTGAATTAG
- a CDS encoding ABC transporter permease — MMQFRELRVAWLLLLKSTLRHWRMAWGNYLVLLAIIAVGVGAFNGIRQASRAASANFGLFNEAVSGRSDFLLEREPGQLSDADLSALGELASDPDWHVVPVIEGGLTQLDLQGAQLRQLHMVGLDLVSLGNLPRFVEQGFSLGDSEDEWYDWLGPLDAVWISYTLAEAAGLERGDRIEVVTGGVAKTLQIADVIGDAQSGLPDDLILCDLPAAQAILGRPNQLDRIELVVADRERRADPKYLAVLQTRIQNLLPAAYTVSPAEARAAERASMTEAFRMNLMILSLIAILVGVYLILQALDAAVVRRRNELATLRSLGVSAQSLFAMCLFEALLLGVLGSFVGVGVGYLLALGAVHSLADTVNAIYFATSAEQIQLTASDWWIGMVLGTLFSLLAGWLPARDAMLTPPAQVLVREDWSPGFVWLRRPLLGIGFLLLGALALLIPPPVMAGGAQMALGGFLAAGCWIFGAALLSGQALVVLAKALRNCSPSAVWRLALSRLADGSSRHRLAVAGLVVAVAMVTGIFQMVGSFRSTIEEWFDVRFQAGLYISEQGSSGHRANGIRVEVMQSLQALPELAYLDALYTTQVDAPVGVTVLAGVDFDVWVTQDLKQIWIQAPGEWQAPAGAEPAYVSEAFARRFDVMQGGVVELQTPMGSLVVSPIAIFADYGNEFGSAVVDVPVWREWTGLERPLNVSLYLNAGEDLNAVRDRLRIEYPGLKVNNAQELRRLALGIFDQTFRVTGALNLIGIVVAMVGLLLGLIAIFEESTRTWQTLNHLGFGRRRLLLTAGLEGAGIALAAWISGTVVGLALGWLLIAVINVQSFGWTLLWRIPYGSLLLFGALLIVAGYVCGLCAGMMWNRRNSRK, encoded by the coding sequence ATGATGCAGTTTCGCGAGTTACGTGTTGCATGGCTGCTCTTACTGAAGTCAACGCTGCGGCATTGGCGTATGGCGTGGGGCAATTATCTGGTGCTGCTGGCGATCATCGCCGTCGGCGTCGGTGCGTTTAATGGCATACGGCAAGCAAGCCGTGCGGCGTCGGCTAATTTTGGCTTGTTCAACGAGGCAGTGTCCGGGCGTAGTGATTTCTTGCTCGAACGTGAGCCAGGACAGTTGTCGGATGCGGATCTAAGTGCGCTCGGGGAATTGGCATCCGATCCTGATTGGCATGTAGTGCCTGTGATTGAGGGCGGCCTGACTCAGTTAGATCTGCAGGGCGCTCAGCTGCGGCAGTTGCACATGGTCGGTTTAGATTTGGTGAGCCTAGGTAATTTGCCACGGTTTGTGGAGCAGGGCTTCTCACTCGGGGATTCAGAAGATGAGTGGTATGATTGGTTGGGGCCGTTGGATGCCGTGTGGATTTCGTATACATTGGCGGAGGCCGCTGGGCTGGAGCGCGGAGATCGTATCGAAGTCGTGACCGGTGGGGTGGCTAAAACCTTGCAGATTGCGGATGTGATTGGCGACGCGCAGTCGGGGCTGCCTGACGATTTAATTCTGTGTGACTTGCCTGCAGCACAAGCCATCTTGGGGCGGCCGAATCAGTTGGATCGTATCGAGTTGGTCGTCGCGGATCGTGAGCGGCGTGCCGATCCGAAGTATTTGGCTGTATTGCAAACGCGGATACAGAATCTGCTGCCAGCAGCGTATACGGTTTCGCCAGCGGAAGCTCGTGCGGCGGAGCGTGCGAGTATGACCGAGGCGTTTCGTATGAATCTGATGATTTTGTCGCTGATCGCTATTCTGGTTGGCGTGTATTTGATACTGCAGGCGTTAGATGCGGCAGTGGTGCGGCGACGTAATGAACTGGCGACGCTTCGCAGCTTAGGTGTGTCGGCGCAGAGTCTGTTTGCGATGTGCTTATTCGAGGCCTTGTTGCTCGGCGTGCTGGGCTCATTTGTAGGCGTCGGAGTGGGGTATTTATTAGCGCTGGGCGCGGTGCATTCGTTGGCGGATACGGTGAACGCGATTTATTTTGCGACTTCAGCGGAGCAGATACAGCTGACTGCGTCGGATTGGTGGATCGGTATGGTTCTAGGGACGCTATTTAGCTTGTTGGCAGGCTGGCTGCCCGCGCGCGATGCAATGTTGACGCCCCCGGCTCAAGTCTTGGTGCGCGAAGATTGGTCGCCCGGATTTGTTTGGTTACGTCGTCCGCTCTTAGGCATCGGCTTTTTATTGCTCGGAGCGTTGGCACTGCTGATTCCTCCGCCGGTGATGGCAGGTGGTGCGCAGATGGCGCTGGGTGGCTTCCTAGCGGCAGGCTGTTGGATTTTTGGAGCGGCGCTGTTATCCGGTCAGGCCTTGGTGGTATTGGCGAAGGCACTACGCAATTGCTCGCCGAGTGCGGTATGGCGCCTGGCACTGAGTCGTTTGGCGGATGGATCGAGCCGCCATCGTTTGGCGGTTGCGGGGCTAGTGGTGGCCGTCGCGATGGTGACAGGCATCTTTCAAATGGTCGGCAGTTTTCGAAGCACGATCGAGGAGTGGTTTGATGTGCGCTTTCAGGCAGGATTGTATATCTCTGAGCAGGGCAGTAGTGGGCATCGCGCGAATGGAATACGAGTCGAGGTGATGCAATCACTCCAGGCGCTCCCCGAATTGGCCTATCTGGATGCGCTGTATACCACGCAGGTGGATGCGCCCGTGGGGGTGACGGTTTTGGCGGGTGTTGATTTTGACGTGTGGGTAACGCAGGATTTGAAGCAAATATGGATTCAAGCGCCGGGAGAGTGGCAGGCACCCGCGGGAGCGGAGCCAGCATATGTGAGCGAGGCCTTTGCGCGGCGCTTTGATGTGATGCAAGGCGGTGTCGTGGAGTTGCAGACGCCGATGGGCTCGCTTGTGGTGTCGCCGATTGCGATCTTTGCTGATTACGGAAATGAGTTTGGTTCGGCCGTGGTAGATGTGCCAGTGTGGCGTGAGTGGACCGGCTTAGAGCGTCCGTTGAATGTCAGCCTCTACTTGAACGCAGGAGAAGACTTGAATGCGGTGCGTGATCGCTTGCGCATCGAATACCCTGGTTTGAAGGTCAACAATGCACAGGAGTTGCGCCGCTTGGCTTTAGGGATCTTTGATCAAACTTTTCGTGTGACGGGGGCCTTGAACCTCATCGGGATCGTGGTGGCGATGGTCGGGTTGTTACTTGGACTGATCGCCATTTTTGAGGAATCGACTCGCACCTGGCAGACCTTGAATCATTTGGGCTTCGGGCGTCGGCGTTTATTGCTGACGGCTGGCTTAGAGGGCGCAGGGATTGCATTGGCCGCTTGGATCAGTGGCACTGTGGTGGGGTTGGCGCTGGGCTGGTTGTTAATCGCGGTGATCAATGTGCAGTCGTTTGGTTGGACCTTGTTGTGGCGTATTCCTTATGGATCGCTGCTCTTGTTTGGAGCATTGCTAATCGTTGCTGGTTACGTGTGCGGCCTGTGTGCCGGAATGATGTGGAATCGTCGGAATTCTAGGAAATGA
- a CDS encoding ABC transporter ATP-binding protein yields the protein MTTILKVSAVRKSYGAVEVLRGVDFDIAAGERVALMGPSGCGKSTLLNCLCGIDQVDQGTIQLGDFVYDHSQRGQMDRIRREWIGYVFQSFHLLPTLSALENVELPGLLIDMPANLRKARALALLRSVGLADRRGHLPDALSGGERQRVALARAVMHRPQLILADEPTGSLDSVSGGVVLDLLESLSIEHGIALLLVTHDADSTRICDRVLHMRDGCIDPQL from the coding sequence ATGACAACAATTTTAAAGGTTTCAGCTGTTCGTAAGTCGTATGGTGCCGTCGAGGTGCTACGCGGAGTCGATTTTGATATTGCTGCAGGGGAGCGTGTTGCACTGATGGGGCCGAGTGGCTGCGGTAAATCCACCTTGCTAAATTGTTTGTGCGGTATCGATCAGGTGGATCAAGGCACTATTCAGTTAGGCGACTTTGTGTATGATCACTCGCAGCGTGGGCAGATGGATCGTATTCGTCGTGAGTGGATCGGCTATGTCTTTCAGTCGTTTCACCTATTGCCGACGCTCTCTGCGCTTGAAAACGTCGAACTGCCGGGCTTGTTAATCGATATGCCAGCGAATTTGCGCAAAGCGCGCGCGCTGGCGTTGTTGCGGTCGGTGGGCTTGGCGGATCGTCGAGGGCATCTGCCGGATGCGCTGAGCGGCGGGGAGCGTCAACGTGTAGCCCTGGCGCGTGCGGTGATGCATCGTCCGCAATTGATTTTAGCAGATGAGCCGACTGGTAGTTTGGACTCGGTGAGTGGGGGTGTGGTGCTGGATTTATTGGAAAGTCTTTCAATTGAGCATGGGATCGCCTTGCTGTTGGTCACGCATGATGCCGATTCAACGCGTATTTGTGATCGTGTGCTGCACATGCGTGATGGCTGTATCGATCCTCAGCTATGA
- a CDS encoding haloacid dehalogenase type II, which yields MPTPKVIVFDVNETLLDLTPLKVSVGKALGGREDLLPLWFSTMLHYSLVETLSGSYHGFGEIGSAALRMLAEKHGIELSGEGATASIVPALQSLPPHADVVAGLKALAAQGGRLVTLSNSSSDETSAALRNAGLIDLLEQSYSVESVRKYKPHPDVYNGVLSDLGVQPHEVLMVAAHAWDLMGAKNVGLQTAFVKRPGAIGYPLAQQPDHVVEDLLQLAEVLS from the coding sequence ATGCCAACACCCAAAGTAATCGTATTCGATGTGAACGAGACGCTGCTCGATTTAACTCCACTGAAAGTTTCGGTGGGCAAAGCGCTTGGCGGTCGGGAAGACCTGTTGCCGCTGTGGTTTTCGACCATGCTGCATTACTCGTTGGTGGAGACCTTGTCCGGAAGCTATCACGGCTTCGGTGAGATCGGTTCGGCCGCGCTAAGGATGCTGGCTGAGAAGCATGGTATTGAGTTGAGCGGCGAAGGCGCAACGGCATCGATCGTTCCAGCGCTTCAATCGTTGCCGCCGCATGCAGATGTGGTGGCGGGGCTCAAAGCACTGGCAGCGCAAGGGGGTCGATTAGTGACTTTGAGCAATTCGTCGTCGGATGAAACGAGCGCGGCCTTGCGCAACGCAGGTCTGATAGATCTCTTGGAGCAGAGCTACAGCGTCGAGAGCGTTCGAAAATACAAACCACACCCGGATGTTTATAACGGGGTGCTCTCTGATCTCGGGGTGCAGCCGCACGAAGTGCTGATGGTGGCCGCGCATGCTTGGGATCTAATGGGTGCCAAGAACGTCGGCCTGCAGACCGCCTTTGTGAAGCGTCCGGGGGCGATCGGTTATCCGCTCGCACAGCAGCCGGATCATGTCGTTGAGGATCTGTTGCAACTGGCTGAAGTGCTGTCTTGA
- a CDS encoding alkene reductase: protein MTTSSTTSSPLHTPVQIGAWDLPNRMVMAPLTRCRASEGRVPNALMAEYYAQRASAGLILSEATSVDPMGVGYPDTPGIWSDEQVAGWKLVTEAVHAKGGRILLQLWHVGRISDPMYLDGKLPVAPSAIAPAGHPSLVRPIKPFVTPRALELDEIPAIIEAYRKGAENAKAAGFDGVEIHGANGYLLDQFLQDSTNQRNDSYGGSLENRARLTLEVVDAAISVWGADHVGLHIAPDCDAHDMGDSAPEATFGYISEAMRARGIAFIFARGQQTEGMVGTKLKAIFQGPFIANQQLSPEAAAELINKGIADACAWGQQFIANPDLVRKFKEGLALNEIDSDSFYSGGVKGYTDYPAAD, encoded by the coding sequence ATGACAACATCATCAACCACGTCTTCGCCCCTTCACACTCCCGTCCAAATCGGTGCATGGGATTTGCCAAACCGTATGGTGATGGCACCGCTCACGCGTTGCCGTGCCAGTGAAGGCCGCGTGCCCAATGCACTGATGGCTGAATACTACGCGCAACGCGCGAGTGCAGGACTCATACTTTCCGAAGCGACTTCGGTCGACCCGATGGGCGTCGGCTATCCCGACACGCCTGGCATTTGGTCGGACGAGCAAGTTGCTGGTTGGAAACTAGTAACCGAAGCGGTGCATGCCAAAGGCGGCCGTATCCTTTTGCAGCTTTGGCACGTTGGGCGCATTTCTGATCCGATGTATCTCGACGGCAAACTGCCCGTGGCACCCAGCGCGATTGCACCTGCAGGCCACCCGAGCCTCGTGCGCCCGATCAAACCCTTTGTCACGCCACGCGCACTGGAGCTCGACGAAATACCCGCCATCATTGAAGCCTACCGTAAAGGCGCTGAAAATGCCAAAGCCGCCGGCTTTGACGGCGTGGAAATCCACGGCGCCAATGGCTATTTGCTCGATCAATTCCTGCAAGACTCCACCAACCAACGCAACGACAGCTACGGTGGCTCACTCGAAAACCGCGCACGTCTGACGCTCGAAGTGGTCGATGCTGCGATCTCTGTTTGGGGCGCTGACCATGTCGGTCTACACATTGCACCCGACTGTGATGCACACGATATGGGTGACTCCGCCCCTGAAGCCACTTTTGGTTATATATCGGAAGCGATGCGCGCACGCGGTATCGCCTTTATCTTTGCCCGCGGCCAGCAGACGGAAGGCATGGTCGGCACGAAACTGAAAGCGATCTTCCAAGGCCCTTTCATCGCCAATCAACAACTCAGCCCAGAAGCTGCCGCCGAGCTGATCAACAAGGGAATCGCCGACGCTTGTGCCTGGGGGCAGCAGTTTATAGCGAACCCCGATCTGGTTCGGAAATTCAAAGAAGGCCTTGCGCTCAATGAAATCGACAGTGACAGCTTCTATAGCGGCGGCGTCAAAGGTTACACAGATTACCCAGCAGCGGATTGA